The proteins below are encoded in one region of Silene latifolia isolate original U9 population chromosome 2, ASM4854445v1, whole genome shotgun sequence:
- the LOC141643197 gene encoding uncharacterized protein At1g66480-like, translating to MGNNIGGNSKASAKVMKINGEFFKLKTPTKVIDIIKHYPDHILLDSQDFLRFNLRAKPLDLDFQLQPKKIYLLFEPPKFPQTVNNDTNVGKSSLRRVKSGVLETTTTTLKELRMLMTKRSVSDLSIATKSTAVIGSSHSEGGGGGGGGDDDGVNPVVGPTRVILKLPKAQVKRIMEESNDDAEVAQRIIHLSAVDGGSAVVNVATASRESGNAVALRTESDEQVTEIEVVDKHCFSVHNMCGSNYGRKYKKLSF from the exons ATGGGCAACAACATTGGAGGAAACAGCAAAGCATCAGCAAAAGTAATGAAAATTAATGGAGAATTCTTCAAATTAAAAACACCAACCAAAGTTATTGACATTATCAAACATTACCCAGATCATATTTTGCTTGATTCTCAAGATTTTCTTCGTTTTAATCTTAGAGCTAAACCTCTTGACCTTGATTTCCAATTACAACCCAAGAAAATTTACCTCCTTTTCGAGCCTCCTAAATTCCCACAAACCGTAAATAACGATACTAATGTTGGTAAAAGTTCTCTTAGAAGGGTGAAATCTGGTGTGCTTGAGACTACGACGACAACTCTTAAGGAATTGCGGATGTTGATGACAAAAAGATCAGTTTCTGACCTTTCTATCGCCACCAAATCAACGGCTGTTATTGGGAGCTCTCATTccgagggtggtggtggtggtggcggcggtgaCGATGACGGTGTTAATCCTGTTGTGGGTCCTACAAGGGTCATACTAAAGCTACCTAAGGCACAG GTGAAGAGAATTATGGAAGAGAGTAATGACGATGCTGAGGTGGCTCAACGAATTATTCATCTTTCCGCCGTGGACGGCGGCAGTGCAGTGGTTAATGTGGCAACGGCCAGTCGAGAAAGCGGAAATGCGGTGGCGCTGAGGACGGAGAGTGATGAGCAGGTGACGGAGATTGAAGTGGTTGATAAGCATTGCTTTAGTGTTCATAACATGTGTGGTTCTAATTACGGACGCAAGTATAAGAAATTATCCTTCTAA
- the LOC141641517 gene encoding uncharacterized protein LOC141641517, with protein sequence MTQGQVIIQSEKPEHNDKKTEFIPPSSPLYLHPSESTTQSLSQITFDGDNYQLWADAVRNALDAKNKLSFIEGTVKKPVVVEGEAETLEAVAWRQCNAMVKAWLRNSIHPKLHPSIAFSETVMEIWKELRDRYSAGNAPRVHQLKSDLNECKQKKNQSVVEYYTQLKAIWDELGNYSKIPRCTCGAAATMLKECEEAKVRQFLMGLDNTLYGQIRSNLLIEDEVPPLIRAYALVLREERHHAVTKEKEVSVEAAMSVQVAEGSSHDGNVRFDSVKDGEYIKVIRCTHCKKLWHAEDKYWEKHGRGRGRGNRGGRGRGSRGRGNQANAATVTEEDNFTPDEVTQLRSFLNKGDNSKQNSGPIYEDEYWEG encoded by the exons ATGACGCAGGGACAAGTTATTATTCAATCTGAAAAACCAGAACACAATGATAAGAAAACAGAGTTCATTCCCCCTTCGTCACCCCTATACTTGCATCCGAGTGAAAGCACAACTCAATCTCTATCTCAAATAACTTTTGATGGAGATAATTATCAGTTGTGGGCAGATGCAGTCCGGAATGCTCTCGATGCTAAAAATAAATTAAGCTTCATCGAGGGTACAGTCAAAAAACCGGTAGTGGTGGAAGGTGAGGCAGAAACTCTTGAAGCCGTTGCCTGGCGCCAGTGCAACGCTATGGTTAAGGCGTGGTTACGAAATTCGATTCACCCAAAACTTCATCCCAGTATAGCCTTTTCAGAGACAGTCATGGAAATTTGGAAGGAATTACGTGATCGATATTCCGCTGGCAATGCGCCTCGAGTTCATCAACTTAAGAGCGATTTAAATGAATGCAAGCAGAAGAAAAATCAATCCGTAGTCGAGTATTATACTCAGTTAAAGGCTATTTGGGATGAGTTGGGAAATTACAGCAAGATTCCGCGCTGTACTTGCGGCGCCGCTGCCACGATGCTCAAGGAGTGTGAAGAAGCGAAGGTACGTCAATTTTTGATGGGGCTCGACAATACTCTTTATGGGCAGATCCGATCCAATTTATTAATCGAAGATGAAGTCCCACCGCTAATTCGTGCCTATGCCCTTGTACTCCGTGAAGAGCGACACCATGCTGTCACCAAGGAGAAGGAGGTCTCAGTCGAAGCAGCCATGTCCGTACAAGTTGCAGAAGGTTCGAGCCATGACGGAAATGTCAGATTTGATTCTGTCAAGGATGGTGAATACATCAAGGTTATCCGCTGCACTCATTGCAAAAAATTGTGGCATGCGGAAGATAAGTACTGGGAGAAGCATGGCAGAGGTAGAGGCCGAGGGAATCGCGGAGGCCGCGGCAGAGGAAGCAGGGGTCGTGGCAACCAGGCTAATGCTGCTACAGTGACGGAGGAAGACAACTTCACTCCTGATGAAGTTACACAGTTGCGGAGTTTTTTGAATAAAGGCGACAATAGCAAGCAGAATTCAG GACCAATCTACGAGGATGAATATTGGGAGGGGTGA